One Corynebacterium tuberculostearicum DNA window includes the following coding sequences:
- a CDS encoding NAD(P)H-dependent glycerol-3-phosphate dehydrogenase, producing MVNVAVMGAGSWGTTLAKVFADAGNDVRLWARRAELAQAINETHTNPDYLPDTRLPAAVRATHDDAEALALADVVVFGVPSQTLRANVEKWAPHLSEDATLVSISKGVETATLKRMSEVIMDAAGVPADRVAVLSGPNLAKEIAAGQVAATVIACPDEERAQRVQAAVAAPYLRPYTNTDVIGAEIGGACKNVIALACGIASGKGLGNNTMATIITRGLAEITRLGVELGADPFTFSGLAGMGDLVATCTSTLSRNRTFGYRLGQGGTIEEAKAATNGQVAEGVYSCDSIYRLAQQAGVEMPITHAVYGVCYEGMAVEDMIIALMGRSKKSE from the coding sequence ATGGTTAATGTTGCCGTGATGGGTGCTGGTTCTTGGGGCACTACTTTGGCCAAGGTCTTTGCGGACGCAGGAAATGACGTTCGCCTATGGGCGCGCCGCGCGGAATTGGCGCAGGCCATCAACGAGACCCACACCAATCCGGACTATTTGCCGGATACCCGGCTGCCGGCCGCGGTGCGGGCCACCCATGATGATGCGGAAGCATTGGCGCTTGCCGACGTCGTCGTGTTCGGCGTTCCCTCCCAAACCTTGCGCGCCAACGTGGAAAAGTGGGCGCCGCACCTGTCAGAGGACGCGACCCTGGTGTCTATTTCTAAAGGCGTAGAGACTGCCACGCTCAAGCGCATGAGCGAGGTCATTATGGATGCAGCGGGCGTGCCAGCAGACCGCGTGGCGGTACTTTCTGGCCCGAACTTGGCCAAGGAGATTGCTGCCGGCCAAGTGGCCGCCACTGTAATTGCCTGCCCTGACGAAGAACGCGCTCAGCGCGTGCAAGCCGCGGTCGCCGCGCCGTACCTGCGGCCCTACACCAATACCGATGTTATAGGCGCGGAAATCGGCGGCGCCTGCAAAAACGTCATCGCCTTGGCCTGTGGTATCGCCTCCGGCAAGGGGCTGGGCAATAACACCATGGCCACCATCATCACCCGCGGTCTGGCGGAAATTACTCGCCTAGGCGTGGAGCTGGGGGCGGATCCATTTACCTTTTCTGGCCTCGCAGGCATGGGCGACTTGGTGGCAACGTGCACCTCGACACTGTCGCGCAACCGCACCTTTGGCTACCGCCTGGGACAAGGCGGCACGATTGAAGAGGCCAAGGCCGCAACCAATGGCCAGGTCGCGGAGGGCGTCTACTCCTGTGACTCCATCTATCGCCTCGCCCAGCAGGCCGGGGTAGAGATGCCTATCACGCACGCGGTTTATGGCGTCTGCTACGAGGGCATGGCGGTGGAAGATATGATCATCGCTTTGATGGGTCGGTCTAAGAAGTCGGAGTAG
- a CDS encoding NUDIX hydrolase — protein MPNIKKMHETDKDQQHEEFISGRHQEIPVDPAKEFHRTTLAAGAVIWRGSPQDPEIALIHRPHYDDWSLPKGKVDPGESLPTTAAREILEETGFSVRLGKLIGKVTYPVQGRTKVVYYWVAKYLGGTYSANSETDELRWLPIDEAQDLLSYDVDTAVVAKAAKRLRIAPATRVLYVRHARAHESGSWQGDDNLRPLDKKGRRQAEMLVPMLSAFQPTAIYSALPQRCQQTAAPLADELGKDISINKNFGDEAWENDPEAAKKAFRRVVNEGGVPVIVSQGATIPGIIEDLAPKFLKKPVDKLKFKKASVWVLSFNNGELTGADYLASPLPVR, from the coding sequence ATGCCCAATATTAAAAAGATGCACGAAACCGACAAGGATCAGCAGCACGAGGAGTTTATTTCCGGCCGCCATCAGGAAATCCCGGTGGACCCCGCCAAGGAATTCCACCGCACCACCCTTGCCGCCGGCGCCGTAATCTGGCGTGGGTCCCCGCAGGACCCGGAAATCGCGCTCATCCACCGCCCCCATTACGATGATTGGTCCCTGCCCAAGGGCAAGGTCGATCCCGGCGAGTCCCTGCCCACGACCGCGGCCCGGGAAATCCTGGAGGAAACCGGCTTTAGCGTGCGTCTAGGCAAGCTCATCGGCAAGGTAACGTACCCAGTCCAGGGCCGCACAAAGGTGGTCTACTACTGGGTGGCCAAGTACCTGGGCGGAACCTATTCCGCCAATAGTGAAACCGATGAGCTGCGGTGGCTGCCCATCGACGAGGCACAGGACCTCCTGTCCTACGACGTTGATACCGCGGTAGTGGCCAAGGCGGCCAAGCGCCTGCGCATCGCGCCCGCTACCCGCGTGCTCTATGTGCGCCACGCACGCGCGCATGAAAGCGGTAGCTGGCAAGGCGATGACAACCTGCGACCACTGGATAAAAAGGGCCGCCGCCAAGCAGAGATGCTGGTGCCGATGCTGAGTGCCTTCCAGCCCACCGCCATTTACTCTGCCCTGCCCCAGCGCTGCCAGCAGACGGCTGCCCCGCTTGCCGACGAACTGGGCAAGGACATTTCCATCAACAAAAACTTTGGCGACGAGGCCTGGGAGAACGACCCAGAAGCAGCCAAGAAAGCTTTCCGCCGCGTGGTTAACGAAGGCGGCGTTCCCGTCATCGTAAGCCAAGGCGCCACCATTCCTGGCATCATTGAGGACCTCGCACCAAAGTTCCTCAAGAAGCCCGTGGACAAGCTGAAGTTTAAGAAAGCCTCTGTATGGGTCTTGTCCTTTAACAACGGCGAGCTCACCGGTGCCGATTACCTGGCCAGCCCACTGCCCGTGCGCTAG
- the leuD gene encoding 3-isopropylmalate dehydratase small subunit — MEKFITHTGTGVPLRASNVDTDQIIPARYLKSVKRTGFSEGLFSNWRSDDNFVLNQAQFKDGSVLFAGSDFGTGSSREHAVWALSEYGFRAVFSSRFADIFRGNAGKSGLLTGLMEQEDIELIWKQLEAGETQVTVDLDARTVTVGENTYRFDIDDYTRWRLMEGLDDIGITLRNEDAIAAYESRRPSFKPAVHAQ; from the coding sequence ATGGAGAAGTTTATTACCCATACGGGAACGGGCGTGCCGCTGCGCGCTTCCAATGTGGATACTGATCAGATTATCCCCGCGCGCTACTTGAAGTCGGTCAAGCGTACCGGTTTTTCAGAAGGCCTATTTTCCAATTGGCGCTCCGATGACAACTTTGTGCTCAACCAGGCGCAATTCAAGGATGGCTCGGTGCTTTTCGCGGGCAGTGATTTTGGCACCGGTTCCTCCCGTGAGCACGCTGTGTGGGCACTGAGTGAATACGGCTTCCGCGCGGTATTTTCTTCCCGCTTTGCAGATATTTTCCGCGGCAACGCTGGAAAGTCTGGACTGCTTACTGGATTGATGGAGCAAGAAGACATCGAGCTCATCTGGAAGCAGTTGGAAGCCGGGGAAACCCAGGTCACCGTGGACCTAGATGCTCGAACGGTCACGGTGGGAGAAAATACTTACCGCTTCGATATTGATGACTACACCCGTTGGCGGTTGATGGAGGGGTTGGATGATATCGGCATTACCCTCCGCAATGAAGATGCAATCGCTGCGTACGAATCGCGCCGCCCCAGCTTCAAGCCCGCTGTTCACGCTCAATAG
- the leuC gene encoding 3-isopropylmalate dehydratase large subunit produces the protein MNQKLTLAEKVWRDHVVQHGDAGAPDLIFIDFQLLHEVTSPQAFDSLRLAGRTLRHPELHLATEDHNVPTQGIKSGNLLEIKDEVSRTQVSTLRTNCEEFGVRLHSMGDAQQGIVHTVGPQLGITQPGMTIVCGDSHTSTHGAFGSIAMGIGTSEVEHVMATQTLSLKPFKTMAIEVTGELQEGVSAKDLILAIIAKIGTGGGQGHIIEYRGEAIRKMSMEARMTICNMSIEAGARAGMVAPDETTFEYVKGREFAPTGADWDAAVEYWKTLPTDEGAEFDTVVEIDGSSLTPFVTWGTNPGQGLPLGEKVPDPEDCGDDNEKATVEKALQYMDLQPGTPLRDIKIDTVFVGSCTNARIEDLRAAADVVKGRTIAADTRMLVVPSSAVVKAQAEEEGLDEVFRQFGAEWRTAGCSMCLGMNPDQLAPGERSASTSNRNFEGRQGPGGRTHLVSPQVAAATAVTGYLSSPADLD, from the coding sequence ATGAACCAGAAGCTGACATTGGCAGAAAAAGTGTGGCGCGATCACGTCGTCCAACACGGCGATGCTGGGGCGCCAGACCTTATCTTTATTGACTTTCAGCTACTACATGAAGTTACCAGTCCGCAGGCATTTGATAGCTTGCGGCTGGCCGGGCGCACGTTGCGCCACCCTGAGCTGCACTTGGCCACCGAGGACCATAACGTTCCCACGCAAGGCATCAAGTCCGGCAACCTCTTGGAAATCAAGGATGAGGTTTCACGCACCCAGGTATCGACCCTGCGCACGAATTGCGAGGAATTTGGAGTGCGCTTGCACTCTATGGGTGATGCCCAGCAGGGCATTGTGCACACAGTTGGCCCGCAGCTGGGGATCACCCAGCCGGGCATGACAATCGTGTGTGGCGACTCGCATACCTCCACGCACGGCGCCTTTGGTTCTATCGCCATGGGTATTGGCACCTCTGAGGTAGAACACGTCATGGCTACGCAGACGCTTTCTTTAAAGCCATTCAAAACTATGGCTATCGAGGTGACTGGCGAGCTGCAAGAGGGGGTATCTGCCAAGGACCTCATTTTGGCCATTATCGCCAAAATCGGTACCGGTGGCGGGCAAGGCCACATCATTGAATATCGCGGTGAGGCCATTCGCAAGATGTCCATGGAAGCGCGCATGACCATCTGCAATATGTCTATTGAGGCAGGAGCCCGCGCCGGCATGGTTGCTCCCGACGAGACGACCTTCGAGTATGTCAAGGGCCGCGAGTTCGCTCCCACAGGAGCAGACTGGGATGCTGCGGTTGAGTATTGGAAGACGCTTCCCACCGATGAGGGTGCGGAATTCGATACGGTCGTGGAAATTGATGGCTCCTCGCTTACCCCATTCGTTACCTGGGGAACCAATCCTGGGCAGGGCCTCCCGCTAGGGGAGAAGGTCCCAGATCCGGAAGATTGTGGCGACGATAATGAAAAGGCCACTGTGGAAAAGGCCTTGCAGTATATGGACCTGCAGCCAGGTACTCCACTGCGCGATATCAAGATCGATACCGTATTCGTCGGTTCCTGTACCAATGCCCGCATTGAAGACCTGCGCGCTGCGGCCGACGTGGTCAAGGGGCGCACTATCGCAGCGGATACGCGGATGCTGGTGGTGCCGTCCTCCGCCGTGGTCAAAGCCCAAGCGGAGGAGGAGGGCCTCGACGAAGTCTTCCGACAGTTCGGCGCGGAGTGGCGTACCGCCGGCTGCTCGATGTGCTTGGGTATGAACCCAGATCAATTAGCTCCGGGCGAGCGATCCGCCTCCACCTCCAACCGCAACTTCGAGGGGCGACAAGGCCCTGGTGGGCGCACGCACCTTGTCTCCCCGCAGGTGGCTGCCGCGACTGCCGTGACCGGTTACCTGTCTAGCCCTGCAGACCTGGATTAA